TGACAACAACTTTTCCATCAACGGTTTCCTCGGATTTGATATGAACGGAAAAACGGCAGGTGTTATCGGGACAGGAAAAATCGGGCGCACCTTAATATCAATTCTAAAAGGCTTCGGCATGCGGGTTGTCGCTTATGATGCCTTTCCAAACGAAAAAGCCGCCGAGGAGATCGGATTTACTTATCACAATCTCGAAGAATTATATGGAGAAAGCGATATCATCAGCCTCCATTGTCCACTGACACCGGATACACACCATCTCATCAACCACGATGCAATCTCCCGGATGAAACCCTCGGTAATGATTATCAACACCAGCCGAGGGCAGTTGGTAGATACCGACGCCCTTCTCGACGGGCTGAGGGAGAAACGGATAGGATCCGCCGGACTCGATGTCTACGAAGAAGAGGGTGAATACTTTTTCGAAGATCTCTCAAATGAGGCCCTCGATGATGATCGTCTCGCCCGACTGCTTACGCTTCCCAACGTACTGGTTACCAGTCATCAGGCCTTCTTCACGGAAGAAGCACTCAGGAAGATTGCCTCCACCACCCTATCCAACCTGGATGCATGGTTTGCCGGAGAAGCACTTGAAAACGAAATTTGCTATCGTTGTAATGAACCGGAATGCAGAAAAGAGAAGGCAGGCCGCTGTTTTTAAGCCGTAAGGTTATGTCACTGGAATAACAAATTTAAAGCGGTCTCCCCGAATCAGCTGTCTGCATCGATGGATAGGTCTGCTATTGCCGTCATACACATAGTCTTCCATAAGAATGAGTGCACTCTTATTCTTAATTCCCAAAAGTTCCGCCTCATTGGGCGAAGCATAACACAACTCGATGATCTTTGTAGCCTTTTGGGGTACAATTCCTCTCTCACGCAATATCCCATAGAGTGATTCTTCCAAATTCTCTTTGAGCAGAAACAAAAACTCCTGCGTAAAATGAAGATATTCGATAATGACAGGTTCATCATCGGCATAGCGAACTCTAATCACTTCAATGATCTTCTGATCCGGAGAAGCATTGAGGACGTCCGTATCAATATCATCCGGATTAATCATTTTCACGCTGATAACCCGTGCGGAGGGAATCATGTTTTTAAGCTGGCAGATATCGGAAAAGCCCATAAACTCTTCAATATTACGTTCTATTTTCTTATTAATGACAAAGGTGCCTTTCCCCTGCTTTTTGACCAATAGATGCTCTTCTACAAGCTTATTTATCGAGTTACGCACAGTAATCCTGCTGACATCAAACTCTTTGCTCAACTCCGTTTCCGACGGTATGCGAGTATCGTAAGCGTATGTTCCATCTGCAATTCTTTTTCGTATCACCTGAACAATTTGTTCATACAGAGGCACACTATTGGACTTACTTATATCGTCCATATTCCTAAATCCTTTTCTTTGTCGAAATTACCTAATATGTAGTGTACCCAAATATCCCATAAAAAGCTATTGTTGTCGGTGTGTGCAGTTGGTGTTACGAATATTGGTGGTTATCATGCCTGAATACCAGTACCACTTCAAGCAATAACGATACAATGATGATCAATAAAAAGAGAACATCTGTCAATGAAGGAGCCTCTCCCAATATAAGCAGGACCCAAAGGGGATTCATCACAGGCTCAATCAAAGTGATACAAGAAGCTTCCAAAGAGGAAATGCTCTTGATCCCAAGCCCGAACAGGATATAGGAAACCACATTTACCGTTACAGAGGCAAAAAAAATGATGAAAAGCTCATCTTTTGTAATAAGAAGTACATGATAATTATCATAAGGATGTGCAAGCAGGAAAAAAACGAGTGCACTGGCAGCATTAACCACCGCTACCACAAAAAAGGTATCAAGATCGGCAAGGCGTTTCATGGCTCTGGTAAAAAGAGCAAAACCGATTCCGCAACAGAATGCCGGTAGCAGCATGGGAAAAGAAAAATCCCGAATCGTTGCAATGGCATTCATAACAACACCACATAGCATGAGTAGTTTCGGGTATTCCTGCCGTATCGAAATATATCGATTTCGAAAAAGATAAAAGATGAAAAGATAGACGGGAGCAGTATATTGCATAGCAATAGCGGTGGCAGCCCCCAAGAGCCGAGTTGCAATGACAAAGCCCCCTACATAAAGGGAATAGCTAAGGCTTACCACCACCAGGGGTTTCCAAGCAGATCTGATTTGTTTTAGCTTGTGCCCTCCGCAAAAGGGCCACAAAATGGCTGCCGTAAGGCTATTCCGATACAAAAGATAGATAAAAGGGAGTGTTTTAATCCCTCTTACAACAACCCCGGAGGTACTCCACAGTAGTGCTGCAAAAAGGACCTGCAACACCCCTTTTGTTGCAGCAGGAGTCCTGTGTTCTCTTTGTTCCATGCTCTTTGCTCTTGTATTACCTTATCCTTTTACGGCTCCAGAGGTGAGCCCTCGGATAAAGTGTTTCTGAAGAAGCATAAAGACAACAATCATCGGAAGTGTTGCGATGATGATTCCGGATAAAAGTACTACATAATCAATACGGAGCTGTCCTTTGAATGCCATAAGGCCAACAGGAATGGTCATCTTTTTTATATCCTCAATGAACACCAAGGCAAACATAAACTCATTCCAGACAAACTGGAGGTTTACCAACGCACAGGAAGCGAGTATGGGTTTACTCAAAGGAATGATGATGCTTTTAAAAACCTGCCAGCTATTGTATCCGTCAATGTAGGCGGCATCCTCCAGCTCTCCGGGAATCGACAGCATGTAGGCCCGTATGAGAAATGTCGAAAACGGTATTCTGAAAGCAATATAGGGAAGAATCAATGCCGCATAGGTATTATACATGCCAAGTTTTGTAAGCATCTTAAACAGAGGAACCAGGGCGACCTGTTCTGAAAGGGTCATTCCTCCAAGAATGATAAAGAAAATAAGCCTGTTGCCTTTAAAGGAAAATCTGCTGATTCCATAGGCTGTCAAAGCACTGACCATAACAATCAGGATCAGGGAGACGGAACTGACGACAATCGAGTTCTTGTAATAGGCGGATAGTCCTTGAATCCACGCGTTTTGATAGTTTTCAAAATGGAGTCCCTCAGGAAGGGACAAAGAGTTGAGAAATAATTGATTGTTCGTTTTAAGTGAATTGATGATCATCCACCCAAAAGGAAGAAGAACCAACACCACAAGCAAAAGCATCAGGACATGTAATGCTATACCAAGTAACAGACTCTTTCGCTTTTGCACGCTCCAAGAAGGAATAACACGAAAATCTTTGGTCGACTCCATACTACTCCTCCCCCGACCTTGCTATGCGTAGATTCAACAACGAAATAGTAAACGTTATGATTAAAATGACTATGCCGACGGATGCGGCCATACCAAGATCATCATAGAGAAAGGCTTGCTGATACAGATATGTCCCTAAAACCTGAGTACTGTTGCCCGGTCCACCTGAGGTAGTGACATACACTTCGGTGAAGAGCTTAAATGCACCGATGATGGTAATAATAGAACAAACGACAAGTTGCTCTTTCACAGAAGGTATCGTGATATTGATAACGCGCTGAAAAGAATTCGCCCCGTCGATTCGGGCGGCTTCATAGTACTCCTGAGGAACCTTTTGAATCGCGACAATCATCAATATTGTGATATATCCGGTAAATTGCCACTGACTCATGGCTATGATTGCGAAGATTGCTATCTGGCCCTCGCCAAGCCATGCATGCTGCAGGGAATCGAGACCGATACTCCTGAGTAGGGAATTCAATAATCCCATCTTAGGTGTATACACAAATTGCCACAGCAAACCAACCGCAGTCAAGGACATCAGGGCTGGAAAAAAGAAAACGTTCCGATACAAAACACGTAACGGACCGCATAACTTCGACTCAATTAAGATAGCAAGGAAGGTACCGAATCCTACCTGGACAATTAAGGAAATAAGAACATAGAGAATATTATTCCGTAAAATAACCAGAATGATCGGATCAGTACATAACCTCTGATAGTTTTTTAGCCCGACACATGTCATCCCTCGGGAATAGGAACTCAAAGAAAAAAAGCTGTACACAAAGTTTGCAAAAACAGGAATATAGACAAAGCCCATAACAAGCAGTAGACCGGGAAGTACATACAGATATGGTGTCGATTGTTTGACTTTCATGAAAACCTCAAAGAGGTACCGGGCATGCCACAATACTCGGTACCCGTATATTGAATTACAAACTAAAATTCCGATCTGACGATCTTTGCCAGATCCTGAATATCCTTCATAAGGGCTTCCGGCGTGATATCTCCGTTTGTCAGCTCAGATACACCGGTAAGATATCTGTCTACCAATTTCGCGTGGAGATCATTATCAAGCCAATAGGCAAGCCCGGAAGCATTAAGAATCATGTTGTATGCATCGCGGATCGGCTCATCGGTAAATGAGCCGTCAATTTGCCCCTTTGTCCCGTTGAACCAGCGAATCTCTCTAATCTGCTTTTTCCCGACCTCCGGGCCTGTCAGGTATTTAAGAAATGCCACAGCCTCATCGGGATATTTCGTCTTACTCGAACACCAGAACCCCTCTGGAGCACCTGTAATATATCCCTGATCACCCTTACCATCGATAACGGCAGGAAATGGAAACATCCCATATTTAAAGGGTGTTGTCATAGCATCTTCAAGGTAATTCACCTCAATTGTTTCCATATACATCATCGCGGTTTCCTGATTCGCGAAGCTTTGTCGGGCCATCTCATGGGACAATCCGTTGGGATAATCATTTACATACTGCATAAGTTCTTGATACAGTTCTAACGCCCTGACATATCCGGGATCAGTAAAGCTCCCCGTCTCCGGATTGTAATCCCGTAGGCGGGTCTCGTTATCTACAACTTTCTGATTCAATGTACCAATGTAATGTGATGAAGGCCAAATCTCTTGGTTCCCATATGCGATGGGAGTGATGCCTTTGGCTTTAAAGGCTTTGCAGACGGCTATCAGTTCTTTATAGGTCTTCGGTATCGTTATTCCGTATTTATTAAAAAGTGCTTTGTTATAGTAGAAGGCTTTACCGCTTACCCGAAAGGGCATACCATACAGTTTTTCCTTGTAGTAAAAGGGTTCGACCAAACTGGTGATCATATAATTCTGCCATTGTGAGTCCCCCTCGTAATAAGGGGTCAGATCCAAGACCAGATTTTCACGGATGAATCGATTTGAAAAATCACCTACCCAACCAAAAAAAATATCAGGACCTTGTTCAGAGCCGAGAACAACTTTCAGTTTTTCCTTGTAAGGAGCATTTGCCGCCGATACCACTTCAATGTGCACATTCGGGTGGGATGTTTCATACTCTTTAATTACCTGAGCAATGAAAGCACTGTAATTGGCTTCCGGAAAACGATGAAACAACTTAAGGGTAATAGTATCTCCACTATTCGCTTCCTGTTTACCTTCCGACCACACAAGCGGGATCGAAAAAACTACAACCAAAACCGCCAATAATACCACTCTCTTTTTCACAATTACCTCCCTGTGAATGATGGAATCATCCTTTTTGGTTTTATTTCTTTGCCTGTGAAAATCTTTTTCAGTATCCCTCCTTCAAAACCTTGATTTTCTATCAATACTGGCATCCGTACCCAAAGGAGCCGTGCTTCATGCAATTTTGTGTCGCAAAAACAACGGCTGCGGCCAAGGCGAGCCGGATCTTGCTCTCCTCCATATCCTCAGGGTGTTTTCCATCGGCCCTGCGCTTCAAAATTTCAAGAGAGTGGACTAAAAAGGCCGTTAACAAGGAATCTCCGGCTCCCATGGAATCGACGATATGTATAGGAATCGCATTCTGATTAATCCGAAGATCACCTACGGCAACAGAGACTCCACGCATTCCTTTCGAGGCTATAATAATCTTGCACCCAAACTTCTGTATGGATGTAATGAGCTCATCGATCTCGTCATCAGGTAAATGGCTACAGGATAAGGCAGCCGAGAAAATATAAGGACAAACCTTTTCGCATCTCTCCGCGGTAAAACTGGTCGAAAAATCATAGGATAGATACGGATTCAACGAGCTAATGTGCGGCAAAAAATCGTCAAGATAGCTAAAACAGCTTGTATGAATCAAATCAAAGGTTTTTATGTATTGGTCATCTATATAGTTCAGTATGATCGGATGTGTTTTCGCAACACCTCCTTTGTTGGATCCCACAAAAACCCTATCTCCGTTGCGAATCTCTACTTCGGCAAATCCGTTTTCTCCGGCTTCTACTCTTGTCCTTGAAATATCAATATCAAGTTCACGTAAAACAGAGAAAATATGCCATGCAGGCAGATCATCCCCTATAACTCCCATATATGCGGAATGGCAATGCAGGTGCTTTGCATATACGCTGAAATTCAGGGCGTTCCCACCCGGATACATGATCCGATCCGTCCGATATTTGTCTACAACATTATCTCCGAGTCCCAATACTCTCAGCATGCCTTATCCCTCGCCTTTACGTCTCAGTTAATATTTGACTTTCCACATGTATCGTCTGGTCATCAATGGATGCTTACGAATATATGCCAGCTCCTCATTGTAAAGGGCAACAATGTTCGTCAACACAAGAGGAGAAAAATATTCGGAAACGGTATCATCAATTACATTAATTCCTAAATCCCGAACATCGATCGTGTAGATCTTTGCGGCGTAACGTTTCAGAAATGAAAGCACACGCTCATCAAGAGGGCGAGTCCTCCCCTCACTTAAAAACAGCAAGAACGGGGTCTGCGTATCTGCGATTTCCAGGGGGCCATGAAAAAATTCCCCGCTGTGGATGCTTGAGGAATGGATCCACTGCATCTCTTTTAGAATGCAGATATCCTCGATATATGCGGAACCAAAACTTGCTCCGCTGCCGATCGTGTAGATAAGCTTTTCAAGCGCATTTTCCTGTGCAAATTTTCTTGCCGCAGGCCGTACCATCTCTTTGGCCCTGGTAACGACGGAATCAAGCGCCTCGAATCCCTTCATTGCGGCATCGTAATACTTCCACCCCTCAAGTTGATTGAGGACCTCAATCGCAATTCTGAGTCCCTTACTGGCTTTCTGTTGCGCCTCAGACGAAGCAGGTCCCCATTCATAAATAATTGTCCGGTCGCCGTATTTTGTAATTTCCGATCCTTCGGCATAGCTAAAGGCTATGGTCGAGGCACCCTTCGATCTTGCAAGCTTAATGGCTTCAATCGTCTCGGGTGTGGTGCCCTGATGAGAACAGGCAATGACAAGAGAATTTTTGTCCAACGATGCGGGAGTTGCATGGACAAATTCATTAGCAGAGTAGTAGCCGATCCTCCTAAGTTTTCGGCTTTCGCTCTCCAGAAGGAACTTACAGGGATAAAAGGCTGCAATCGATCCACCACAGGCGGTAAAAAATACCTTGTCGATTCCACCTACATCTTTTTTTGCCTTCAAAATATCGGCAATAATTTGTTCTTCAAGCACGACTCTCTCCTTATGTTATATTATGTTTAAAGACATCTTATAACGTATTATTACTATTTGCAAGTCAATATTGCTGTCGTGCTGCTTTTTGGTGAATGGGCATAAAAAAACCGCCCCCGAAAGAGGGCGGTTGATAGTAACAGTGAAGTAGGGAATTAACCCTTGTAGTCTCCCGGCTTGATTTCGTCGCCGTACTTCTCTTTTGCCGCATTGATCTTGGCAATGGCCGCATCCCAGTAATCGTAGATCTCTTTGGGAGTATTGGCATCCATCTTTTCATAGAAGGCCTTGGTCCGTTCGAGCTTCTGGACCCATTTACTGCAGCGGAAGGTAAAGAGATAGGTGTAATCGGCCTCGGAGAAGTCCTCATCCAGGTACTTCTTGAAAAGTTCCTTCACATCCTTGTACAGAGGAATCTTTCCGGTAGGCGTATCGTAGGTCTCGTATTCTCCGTGGATTCGTCCTTCGGCCCAGTGGAGCCACACCTTCTTGGCAAGCTTGCTGGTCATGAACTCGCCCTTGGGGCCTCTCATGAAGTAGTTGGTGCTGAACACCTTGGGACAGTTCTTTACAGATTCACCGAACTTGATATTGTTGATGGTGTATTCGCCCAAAGGATAGGAAACAAAGTCCATGTTTGCCATGGGAGAAGGCTTTCGAACCCCCTCGGCACCAAGGGTTGCGGAAGTGGTTTCAGATTCCAGGGTGGCAGCCTTCAGGAGAATACCATCCTTCCAGTTGGGGGACTCTTCGACAGGAACGGTAGTGTCGCTGTCGCGGCCTCCGTACAGGATGCCTTCGACCTTTACACCATCCTTGGCATTGAACCCCTTCTCGTCGATATTGTCGAGGTAATCAAGGCGCATGGTGTAGCGGGCGTTACCATGTGCGATACCGACCTCGTTTCCTTTTGCATCCTTTACACCCTTCTTCCATTCGCCGAAATGGTTAAGCCCCTCGTCGGGAGCATCGACACCCTGGCCGAGCCAGTAGGGTTTCTTGTCTTTACCGAGAAGGATGTTGGAGAAGATTACTTCCTGGTCCTTCATCAGGTTTTCGTAGATAACAGGATCGTCTTTGGCGTTTACATCCTTGATGATACCGAACATACCGAACTCAACGTTTACGGCCCGGAATTCACCATTGATGTTGCGGAAGTAGGCAATATCGTCACCGACAATCTGCTCGCCGGGAATCATGGCAGTGGAGGTCTTTCCACAGGCAGAAGGATAGGCACCGGTAAAATAGGTCTTTCTATTCTTCTCTTTGTTCACACACGCCATGACGAACATGTGCTCACACAGCCATCCCTCTTTACCGGATTTACTGATGGCAAGGCGCATGGAGTGTTTCTTCAGTCCGACGGAGTTTCCGGCATACTGATCATTCATCGAGTAGACGATGTTATTCTGAGTGTCCATGTAGATCCGACGATTGTCGAGATCTACCGAGCAACCTCGATCATCGAGCTTTCCGGCAGAATGAATAAAGCGGAAAAAGTCGCCTTTCTCACTCTCTTTCATGTTGAGAAAGTGCTCATAAGCGGTACGATAGAGGATCGATTCTGAATGAGCAACGTACCAGCTGTCGGTAAACTGGACACAGGGGATGGTAAAAACGCTGCCGGTAGGTCCTTCGGCGAAAAACTTAACCACCGCATCCTTTCCCTTCATGTTGTCTTTTGCAATGCCCATGATCTCTTTATAGCCCTCATCATAGGCTACAGAGTTGAGGGTTTTCATCTTTTCGAGGTTTTCGGGATAGACCATGTAACGGGTATTAACCTTGTCCCGGGCCTGATCACCGTAGCCGTCCCAGTGGATGGTCTGCTTGGAGAGGGCCATGGAATGCTCTTCTCCCTTTGCCAGAGCCTGATCACGAATGTACTGATTATCTTTTTCGCTGTCGTCACAGACGAAAATAGAGGCGGGATCGCAATGTTCGGCAAATTCGCCGACAAAATCGTACACCTTTTGATTCTTGAGTGCGGTAAGCTTAGCATAGCTTTCGGCGCTCATCTTGCTTTTCAGCAGATCGTCATATTTTGGATTCATAGAACCTCTCCTTACATAGTAGGTGTTCGTATTTTACTACGTAATATCTTACCTTTTTTTTCACCTTTGTTTCAAGGTATTAACTATTTACAAGAGAAAAAGTAACACGCCTTTAAAGAGATGTTGACTTCCACCTTAACCTAGCTCAGGATGGAGGAATGACGTTATTGGTATGGCTTACAAGTAAGGAAACGGAATGCTGGAACCTTTCGTACAATCAGGAAATACGGCTGAAGAAAGCGTTACCCCAATGGAAGATCATAGTTGTTCGTGATGCAGACGCCTTCGTTTCCGCATTGCCAAGGGCCGATGCAATAGCTTCATGGCTTTTTCGTCAGGAGTGGTTTGCCCTTGCTTCGTCGCTTCAACTGTTGAAAACTCCGGCCGCCGGGCTCGATTATTTTGAGATCTCCCCACCTGGACATATAATCTTCGAAGGAAGCAGATTCCACGGCCTTCTGATGGCGGAAACGGCAATAGGCTACCTCCTGGCTCATGCCAGAGGAATTTGCAGAGCCGAACGGAGCATGAGCAAGGAGTCCGCACAGGAAAAAAGCTGGCCCCGCTGGGAGCTTGCCGGACAGATGCGGACCTTGAAAGGGAGCAGACTGACAATTCTCGGCTTTGGGGCCATTGGCAGCGAAGCAGGCCGCAGGGCCTCACTACTCGGCTGTAAGGTCACCGGTATCAAACAAAGACCGATATCGCATCTGCCTGTATGGTTCGGTCCGGAGGATCGGCTTTTTGCAACAGAAAAGGAACCTTTGGCATCGCTTTTTCTGCGAATTCTCCCCAGGACCGACCACCTGCTCATCGTTTTGCCGGGAGATAGGAAGACCGATGCGATCATCGGCAAGAAAGAACTTTCCCTTCTGCCTGATAACGCCGGAATCTATAATATCGGAAGGGGAAACGCCATAGAAGAATCGGCATTGATAGACCATTTAGCAAAGCACCCAGCAGCAGAGGCCTTCCTCGATGTATTTGAACGGGAACCACTGCCTGCAGCATCTCCGCTAAGGGCCTGCAACAATGCCTATCTCATGCCCCACCTCTCGGCCGCAGCGCCCGAATATCTGGATCTATTTATCGACGAGCTGGCGGCGAGATGTCTTGCCCTTGTGTATTGATTTCAGGCAAGGGCCGTGCGTTCTTCGTTCGAACGGGCAAGCTTCCTGGCAAGTAGTTTTGAAAGGAAAATGCCGTAATAGGGATAGTGCTTCATTACCTCAACAAAAGACTTTCGGCTGATCTTTACCAGCTTGGCATCCTCATCGGCAATGACGGTTGCACTCCGCCGATTATTCAGCAAAAAGCTCATTTCTCCCATGAATATATCCGCTGGAGTCAGGATTCCTACCTGATGTCCCTTGTGATAAACGGAAAAATGGCCGCTGGAGATGTAATAAAGGAAATCCCCCTGCTCTCCCTCGCTGAATATTTGATCACCCTTACTGGGACATATGACCTCTTCTCCCGAGAACCCTTCCGGGGTCTGACGGCCGTCCCCCTCAGAATGGTAGACCGTAAAGCTCACCTCATTTCCTTTGTCATTATAGGAAAGTTCGCTGCAAAATAACTCCGCCATCTTTATTCCACGGCCGTGAAAAGCATAGGGGTCCTGAGATGCAGTCTTTTGGCGCATCGAAGAAACATCGAAGCCCAGCCCCTCATCCCGGATTACAAACTTCGTCTTTTTCTTGTCGCTTTCCCAGGTAAAGCGTACCCGCTTTTTGTTGATCTCCGGATCAGTACATTTTTCCATTACCAGGTCGACCACGCTCAGGCCATGCGCCATTCCCGCGCTTTTCTCTTCATAGGTAATGCCGCAGTTGCCATGCTCAATGGCGTTGACAATCAGTTCGGAAAGGGCAAGCTGTAATCCCATCTTATCCTCGGAATGTAAAAAGCCCATCTGAACCAGGTTGGTAACGGGAATGCTCGCATAGATAGGGACCGCCAGGGTATCGTTCTCAATAAGGAAAGAACCGCTCATATTCTCAACGAGGCGATTGGATACCTCTTTCTGGAAAATAAGTTGCCAGTTCTCAATGATAATGGAGACACATTTTAAGAGATGGCTCCTGATCCTGCTGTAATCAAGCATCACTAAAAGATTGAGGTCCCGAAGTTCTTCGGCAAGGGCCTTTTCGTCCTGCTTCGAGGAATCGTAAAGCCCGATAATACCGAAGCTGTGGAGCCAGGAATCTCTCCTGACCTGATCCGCAATGGCGGATAAACGAATAACCGGATCCCCGCAATTTATCATCACAAGCTCCGGTAAGTCATAATTCAAAGACTCCTGCACCCTATGCTCGGCAGCAATCACACGAACCGAGTATCCGAGATTTTTTCCACCTCGACGGAAGGCCCCTCGAACCTTTCCCAGCACCGTCCTGTCGGAGTTCACCAATGCAATGAGTCCCATCCTATTCCCCTTTTTTCGTTTATCCTCTTTATATAGTTGTAATGGGGAAATGATTTCTTGACAAGTTACGGGATTCATGTAATAGATTAAGTATCTTTTTACATACTAAGAAGAAATCTTAGGAAGGAGACGGATATGGATAAGATGTTTGTTATGTGCCGGCACATTCTCACCGGTCCGACTGTTTTGTTCGTAAACATATCGCCATATCCGTGTCTGCAAATCCAGTAAAGAGAACTTCATAAGCACGGTTTACCGCGGTCTGTTACGGACCGCGGTTTTTTTTTGCTCCGTTATCGATGTACAAGGAGGTACACCATGTTTAACGACGGGCTTATGGATCATCTTGCGAAAATCAGACAGCAGGAACTCCTGGCCTCGGCCAGAAGTTCCAGGCCCGCTTCCCGACAAGGGAAGGGGGCGTCATTCCCCGGGCCGATCACCAGGGCAATTGCCCTCGGAATGATTACTCTCGGAATCAAACTACTCAGACAAGAAGGCAAGATGTAACACAACGTTGGCCCCTGTCCGATTTTGTCACAGGACAGGGGCTTTATGCATCGTAATAGCGCCTGACAAAGGCTTCGGCATTCTGAATTGATCCGCCGGCAGCCCCTTTAACCACATTGTTGACCATCAACATAAAACCGATACGGTTCCTTTCCTCTTTAATTCGTCCGGTATACACAACCATCCCCTTGGGATTGCCGTAAAAGGCATGCTTTGACTGGGGGAAGTTCTCTTGGGGAAGATAGGTAACGGGATGCTTCGGAGAGGATGGTAACGCAGGATCCACCAGGATAAAATCTTCCCAGGTATGTAAAACATCCTTAGGGCTCGGATTCGTCTCGAATTCCACCCATACGGACTCTATATGCCCGAACATCACGGGGACTCTAACGCAAAAGGGAAAAATTCGGGGATCAATCTCAAGAATTTTCTTAAGCTCCTTCACCATCTTCTCTTCTTCCCCACCGATAAAGGGAATAACGTTATCGGTAATATCAAAGGCGGAAAGTCCCGGATATCCGGCACCGCTTACCGACTGATAGGTACTTACGGTAACCTCTTTGATACCAAATTTGCGGAGAGGAGCAAGGGCAACGGCAAGTCCCGTGGTACTGCAATTGGCATTGGTAACGACGAAGCCGTTAGAAGGATACCCCTGTCGTTCAATCCATGAAAGCTGCGATAGATTGGCCTCAGGGATAAGAATGGGTACATCCTCTTGGTAACGCATTGCGCTGGCATTAGAAAAGACAAAAAAGCCGGCGTCCCGTAACTTGGGCTCCCATTCGGAGGCGAGATCAGCGGGCATTGCGGAAAAAACGATCTCAATACCTTCTTTTTTCATGAGGTCGATATCCAACTCGTTGAGTTCGAGATTCATCATCGAATGAGGAATTTCCTGAGGGACAACCCAATGCACCTCATCCCCATATAGATTGCCCTTTCTGGAAGAGGAGGCTGTGATGTGGCAGGTCTCAAACCAAGGGTGGTCCTGAAGCATCCACATAAAGACCTGGCCCACAGCGCCTGTAGCCCCAAGGACCGCCGTTTTTATTTTTTTTTCGCGCGTAAAATCCATAGAACCTCCTGTTGTCCAAAAACTTACCATTCAGTTTCATTATCTGAACAACAAATCGGTCCTCTGTCAACCAACAGAAGCCAACAGGAACCAAAAACACTTGCCCTGCCTCAAGAAGAAACGTATACTTGCATATACTTATTGCGAATGGGAGGCTTGCAAATGGGAGCTCCGATCTACAACGAACGAGTTAAGGAAAATGGAGAGGCCTACACCTTTCAGATATTCCGTGATGCAGCAGGGATCCGCGTCATAGTCTTTGACGCCTGCGGTGAAGCCCTTGCATCTTCCGTCCTTGCCGAGGCCAACGATGAGAAAATAAAAACGGCAGCAAGGGATTTTTGTGAAAATTATGCTATCGACC
This sequence is a window from Sediminispirochaeta bajacaliforniensis DSM 16054. Protein-coding genes within it:
- a CDS encoding cyclic nucleotide-binding domain-containing protein; protein product: MGLIALVNSDRTVLGKVRGAFRRGGKNLGYSVRVIAAEHRVQESLNYDLPELVMINCGDPVIRLSAIADQVRRDSWLHSFGIIGLYDSSKQDEKALAEELRDLNLLVMLDYSRIRSHLLKCVSIIIENWQLIFQKEVSNRLVENMSGSFLIENDTLAVPIYASIPVTNLVQMGFLHSEDKMGLQLALSELIVNAIEHGNCGITYEEKSAGMAHGLSVVDLVMEKCTDPEINKKRVRFTWESDKKKTKFVIRDEGLGFDVSSMRQKTASQDPYAFHGRGIKMAELFCSELSYNDKGNEVSFTVYHSEGDGRQTPEGFSGEEVICPSKGDQIFSEGEQGDFLYYISSGHFSVYHKGHQVGILTPADIFMGEMSFLLNNRRSATVIADEDAKLVKISRKSFVEVMKHYPYYGIFLSKLLARKLARSNEERTALA
- the asd gene encoding aspartate-semialdehyde dehydrogenase, which gives rise to MDFTREKKIKTAVLGATGAVGQVFMWMLQDHPWFETCHITASSSRKGNLYGDEVHWVVPQEIPHSMMNLELNELDIDLMKKEGIEIVFSAMPADLASEWEPKLRDAGFFVFSNASAMRYQEDVPILIPEANLSQLSWIERQGYPSNGFVVTNANCSTTGLAVALAPLRKFGIKEVTVSTYQSVSGAGYPGLSAFDITDNVIPFIGGEEEKMVKELKKILEIDPRIFPFCVRVPVMFGHIESVWVEFETNPSPKDVLHTWEDFILVDPALPSSPKHPVTYLPQENFPQSKHAFYGNPKGMVVYTGRIKEERNRIGFMLMVNNVVKGAAGGSIQNAEAFVRRYYDA